One genomic segment of Cellulophaga sp. HaHaR_3_176 includes these proteins:
- a CDS encoding NADP-dependent isocitrate dehydrogenase, whose protein sequence is MPKIIYTKTDEAPALATQSFLPIVKAFTKNCGVEIETKDISLAGRIIATFPDFLEEDQKIADDLAELGNLAKSPDANIIKLPNISASLPQLKEAIKELQSKGYNLPSYPDEPKSDSDKEVKSRYDKIKGSAVNPVLREGNSDRRAPRAVKNYAKKNPHSMGAWSSDSKTHVSTMSDNDFKSNEKSLTITDATKVNIEFTAKDGSKTILKENLGLLSGEIIDATILSKKALISFLKEQIKDAKEKNVLFSVHMKATMMKVSDPIIFGHVVEVYFSDVFEKHSKTFDDLGVSTNNGLESLLNKLTELPEAKHKEIVADIEKAITNGPDLAMVNSDKGITNLHVPSDVIIDASMPAMIRNSGKMWDKNGKAQDTKAIIPDSSYAGIYQATIDFCREHGAFDPTTMGTVPNVGLMAQKAEEYGSHDKTFEMSASGTVNVIDINTNKTLISHDVESGDIWRMCQVKDAPIQDWVKLAVSRARATKDLTIFWLDEERAHDAELIKKVNTYLPTHDISGLEIRILSPEKATLATLKRIKNGEDTISVSGNVLRDYLTDLFPILEVGTSAKMLSIVPLMNGGGLFETGAGGSAPKHVEQFTEEGHLRWDSLGEFLALGVSLEHFGEKYNNDQALVLADALDAATEKFLDNDKSPSRKVGELDNRGSHFYLTLYWAEELSKQSKNTELKNIFTPIYNALNENEAKIVDELNNAQGSKINIEGYYKGNDDLIAKAMRPSKTFNTILESI, encoded by the coding sequence ATGCCAAAAATAATTTACACTAAAACTGACGAAGCTCCTGCTTTAGCTACTCAGTCTTTCTTACCAATTGTTAAAGCTTTTACTAAAAATTGCGGAGTTGAAATTGAAACTAAAGATATTTCACTTGCAGGAAGAATTATAGCTACATTTCCTGATTTCTTAGAAGAAGATCAAAAAATAGCAGATGATTTGGCTGAATTAGGAAATTTAGCAAAGAGTCCTGATGCTAATATTATAAAATTACCAAATATCAGTGCTTCTTTACCTCAATTAAAAGAGGCTATAAAAGAACTACAAAGTAAAGGTTATAATTTACCTAGCTACCCTGATGAGCCTAAAAGTGATTCAGATAAAGAAGTGAAATCTCGTTACGACAAGATTAAAGGTAGTGCTGTAAATCCTGTTTTACGTGAAGGGAACTCTGACAGAAGAGCTCCAAGAGCTGTGAAAAATTATGCAAAAAAGAATCCTCATTCTATGGGAGCTTGGAGTTCTGACTCTAAAACTCACGTTTCAACAATGAGCGATAATGATTTTAAATCGAATGAAAAATCATTAACGATAACAGATGCTACCAAAGTAAATATTGAGTTTACTGCTAAAGATGGATCTAAAACAATTTTAAAAGAAAACCTAGGATTACTTTCTGGCGAAATTATTGACGCTACCATTTTAAGTAAAAAAGCCCTAATAAGCTTTTTAAAAGAGCAAATAAAAGATGCTAAAGAAAAAAATGTTCTTTTTTCTGTGCATATGAAAGCTACAATGATGAAAGTATCTGACCCAATCATATTTGGTCATGTTGTTGAAGTTTACTTTTCTGATGTATTTGAAAAACATTCGAAAACATTTGATGACTTAGGTGTAAGTACTAATAATGGATTAGAAAGTTTATTAAATAAATTAACTGAATTACCAGAAGCTAAACACAAAGAAATAGTAGCCGATATCGAAAAAGCTATTACTAATGGTCCTGATTTAGCCATGGTAAATTCTGATAAAGGTATTACAAACCTACATGTACCAAGTGATGTAATTATAGATGCTTCAATGCCTGCTATGATTAGAAACTCTGGTAAAATGTGGGATAAAAATGGAAAAGCCCAAGATACAAAGGCAATTATTCCTGATAGTAGCTATGCTGGTATCTATCAAGCTACAATTGATTTTTGTAGAGAGCATGGAGCATTTGATCCTACCACAATGGGTACAGTACCAAATGTCGGCTTAATGGCTCAAAAAGCTGAAGAGTATGGTTCTCATGACAAAACATTTGAAATGAGTGCTTCTGGAACTGTTAATGTTATTGACATTAACACTAATAAAACATTAATCTCTCATGATGTAGAATCTGGTGATATTTGGAGAATGTGTCAAGTAAAAGATGCTCCTATCCAAGACTGGGTTAAATTAGCTGTTTCTAGAGCTAGAGCTACCAAAGATTTAACTATTTTCTGGTTAGATGAAGAAAGAGCTCATGATGCTGAACTTATAAAGAAAGTTAATACATATTTACCTACTCATGATATCTCTGGGTTGGAAATTAGAATATTATCTCCTGAAAAAGCAACTTTAGCAACATTGAAACGTATTAAGAACGGAGAAGATACAATCTCTGTATCAGGTAATGTTTTAAGAGACTACTTAACTGATTTATTTCCTATATTAGAAGTTGGCACAAGTGCTAAAATGCTTTCTATTGTTCCTTTAATGAATGGTGGTGGTTTATTTGAAACTGGCGCTGGAGGTTCTGCTCCAAAACACGTAGAGCAATTTACCGAAGAAGGACATTTAAGATGGGATTCTTTAGGAGAATTTTTAGCCTTAGGGGTTTCCTTAGAACATTTCGGAGAAAAATACAATAATGATCAGGCATTGGTTTTAGCTGATGCTTTGGATGCTGCTACTGAAAAATTCTTAGATAATGACAAGTCTCCTTCTAGGAAAGTAGGTGAATTAGATAATAGAGGTAGTCACTTTTATTTAACATTATACTGGGCAGAAGAACTTTCTAAACAAAGTAAAAATACTGAACTTAAAAACATATTTACACCAATTTACAATGCTCTAAATGAAAATGAAGCTAAAATTGTAGACGAGCTTAATAATGCACAAGGTTCTAAAATTAATATCGAAGGATATTATAAAGGTAATGATGATCTTATTGCTAAAGCAATGAGACCTAGCAAAACTTTCAATACTATTTTAGAAAGTATATAA
- a CDS encoding tRNA (guanine-N1)-methyltransferase gives MKKIRLILLALTLLAFNFQYAQTSDDDQEDDSAKETGSVSDQFEYLAKKSGNYRAAGIRYEVVKVTSFDKLRENVADTLSLINKKTAELKATISESEKTIISLNDKLSETSNNLTAVTEEKDSISFFGILISKSTYNAILWTLIAGLLLLLLFFIYRFRNSNILTQEAKTNLSELEVEYEEHRRRALEREQKISRQYQDEINKNKKAK, from the coding sequence ATGAAAAAAATTAGATTAATTCTTTTAGCTCTAACTTTATTAGCTTTTAACTTTCAATACGCACAAACTTCTGATGATGATCAAGAAGATGATTCTGCAAAAGAAACAGGCTCAGTAAGTGATCAGTTTGAATATTTAGCTAAAAAATCTGGTAATTATAGAGCTGCAGGTATTCGTTATGAAGTTGTTAAAGTAACAAGTTTTGATAAACTTAGAGAAAATGTTGCAGACACTTTAAGTTTAATAAACAAAAAAACAGCTGAATTAAAAGCAACAATATCTGAGAGTGAAAAAACTATCATCTCTTTAAATGATAAACTTTCTGAAACATCAAACAACTTAACAGCTGTTACTGAAGAAAAAGATAGTATCTCATTTTTCGGAATATTAATTTCAAAATCTACTTATAATGCCATTTTATGGACATTAATTGCAGGTCTTTTATTATTATTACTATTCTTTATCTATAGATTTAGAAATAGTAATATTTTAACTCAAGAAGCTAAAACTAACTTATCTGAGTTAGAAGTAGAATACGAAGAACACAGAAGAAGAGCATTAGAAAGAGAACAAAAAATTAGTAGACAATATCAAGATGAAATTAATAAAAATAAAAAGGCTAAATAA
- a CDS encoding S1C family serine protease: protein MKKIANLLLVSVLTAVITLGAYKMFFEQHSYVFTENANTPFAQVNYTPTSAKGAGINEVDFTSAAENTVNAVVHVKNLSINDAPQNLMEFLYGYETEAKPQIKGAGSGVIISPDGYIVTNNHVIDGASQLQVTLNNNKTYQANLIGTDPNSDIALIKIDTDNKLPYLAFGDSDNAKIGEWVLAVGNPFNLTSTVTAGIVSAKARSLGRIDQSFIQTDAAVNPGNSGGALVNTNGDLIGINTAITSQTGSYVGYSFAVPSNIAKKIVDDILEYGNVQKGILGIVAVRLDTPYAIKKGIDSIDGVYVDDISEDSGAYDAGIKSGDIIKKLDEIAIHKYPDLTGYLSTKGPGDEILVTLDRDGESIEIPVTLKERQSIVLPIMDLEVKNLSEKDRKEFKTKKGVKIIGVSERYQGYGLDGKVLLSVGDEEINDIKDAKVLFGKISRYRNTSINMLNKKGEKERIILQ, encoded by the coding sequence ATGAAGAAAATTGCAAATTTATTATTGGTTTCTGTATTAACAGCTGTAATTACACTTGGGGCTTATAAAATGTTTTTTGAACAACATTCTTATGTTTTTACTGAAAATGCGAATACTCCTTTTGCTCAAGTAAATTATACACCAACATCTGCTAAAGGAGCAGGTATTAATGAAGTAGATTTTACATCTGCTGCTGAAAACACGGTAAACGCTGTTGTTCACGTTAAAAACCTATCTATTAATGATGCCCCTCAAAACTTAATGGAATTTTTATATGGTTATGAAACGGAAGCGAAACCGCAAATTAAAGGAGCTGGTTCTGGTGTAATTATCTCACCTGATGGATACATCGTTACTAATAACCATGTAATTGATGGAGCTTCTCAACTACAAGTAACTTTAAATAATAACAAAACATATCAAGCTAATCTAATAGGTACTGACCCTAATTCTGATATTGCTCTTATAAAAATTGATACAGATAATAAATTACCATATTTAGCATTTGGTGATTCTGATAATGCAAAAATTGGGGAATGGGTATTAGCCGTAGGTAATCCTTTTAATTTAACGTCTACAGTAACTGCTGGTATTGTGAGTGCAAAAGCAAGGTCTTTGGGGAGAATTGATCAATCTTTTATACAAACAGATGCAGCAGTAAACCCAGGTAATAGCGGTGGTGCTTTAGTTAATACTAACGGAGATTTAATTGGTATTAATACTGCTATAACATCACAAACAGGTTCTTACGTAGGGTACTCCTTTGCTGTACCGAGTAACATTGCTAAAAAAATAGTTGATGATATTCTAGAATATGGCAATGTTCAAAAAGGTATTTTAGGTATTGTTGCTGTTCGTTTAGACACTCCATATGCCATAAAAAAAGGAATAGATAGTATTGATGGTGTTTATGTTGATGATATTTCTGAAGATTCTGGCGCTTATGATGCTGGAATAAAATCAGGAGATATTATAAAAAAACTAGATGAAATCGCAATTCATAAATATCCTGACTTAACTGGTTATTTATCAACAAAAGGACCTGGTGATGAAATACTGGTTACTTTAGACAGAGATGGAGAATCTATAGAAATACCTGTTACATTAAAAGAAAGACAGTCTATCGTTTTACCTATTATGGACTTAGAAGTAAAAAACTTAAGTGAAAAAGATCGTAAAGAATTTAAAACTAAAAAAGGCGTAAAAATTATTGGTGTTTCTGAAAGATACCAAGGTTACGGTTTAGATGGTAAAGTTTTACTTTCTGTTGGTGATGAAGAAATAAACGATATTAAAGATGCTAAGGTTTTATTTGGCAAAATATCGAGATATAGAAATACAAGTATTAACATGCTTAATAAAAAAGGAGAAAAAGAACGTATAATTCTTCAATAA
- the rplS gene encoding 50S ribosomal protein L19: MEALLKFVQDEFVTKKEFPKFSAGDTITVYYEIKEGEKTRTQFFRGVVIQRRGNGASETFTIRKMSGTIGVERIFPVNMPALQKIEVNKKGKVRRSRIFYFRGLTGKKARIKEIRS, from the coding sequence ATGGAAGCATTATTAAAATTTGTTCAAGACGAATTTGTAACAAAAAAAGAATTCCCAAAATTTTCAGCTGGTGATACTATCACAGTTTATTATGAAATTAAGGAAGGTGAGAAAACACGTACTCAGTTTTTTAGAGGTGTTGTAATACAAAGAAGAGGTAACGGTGCATCAGAAACGTTTACTATCAGAAAAATGTCTGGAACTATTGGAGTAGAACGTATTTTCCCTGTGAATATGCCTGCACTTCAAAAAATAGAAGTTAACAAAAAAGGTAAAGTTAGAAGATCTCGTATCTTTTACTTTAGAGGTCTTACTGGTAAAAAAGCAAGAATTAAAGAAATTCGTTCTTAA
- a CDS encoding glyceraldehyde-3-phosphate dehydrogenase: MSNITSYEKELAFQADRRKATIEFIKIISDLWYDRSIEIVLFKNQVIDKNVSDVINLHQYAGEFVQKPISIFDSVEILRAINDMMLPPSKLDIGKLTYEYHSENENEEDVKAFVFNKLKGADGAQEIIPKDVVLYGFGRIGRLVARELMSKTGKGSQMRLRAIVVRGEATFEVLEKRASLLRTDSIHGEFKGTVDVDAENKALIINGTTVHIINAKQPEDIDYTIYGIFNALIIDNTGAFRDKEALSRHLKAKGASRVLLTAPGKGIPNIVHGVNHKEFDSKEHKIFSAASCTTNAITPILKVIEDSLGVVKGHIETIHAFTNDQNLVDNMHSKYRRGRAATLNMVITETGAGKAVTKALPNLEGKLTSNAIRVPVPNGSLAILNLDVNLKTSKESINTIMKKYALQGDLVEQIKYSLNNELVSSDIVGTSAPSIYDSKATLVSEDGKSIVLYIWYDNEYGYSHQVIRLAKYISKVRRFTYY, encoded by the coding sequence ATGAGCAATATTACATCTTACGAAAAAGAACTTGCTTTTCAAGCAGACAGACGAAAAGCTACAATAGAGTTTATTAAAATCATTAGCGATTTATGGTATGATAGATCAATAGAGATTGTTTTGTTCAAAAATCAAGTAATAGATAAAAATGTAAGTGACGTTATCAACTTACATCAATATGCTGGAGAATTTGTACAAAAACCAATATCTATTTTTGATTCTGTAGAAATACTTAGAGCAATAAATGATATGATGTTGCCTCCTTCTAAATTAGATATAGGTAAGCTAACCTACGAATACCATTCAGAAAATGAAAACGAAGAAGATGTAAAGGCATTTGTTTTTAACAAACTTAAAGGAGCTGATGGTGCTCAAGAAATTATCCCTAAAGATGTTGTTTTATACGGTTTTGGAAGAATTGGCCGCCTTGTTGCAAGAGAGTTAATGTCTAAAACAGGAAAAGGTAGTCAAATGCGCTTGAGAGCTATTGTTGTTAGAGGTGAAGCTACTTTTGAGGTTTTAGAAAAAAGAGCAAGCCTACTTAGAACAGATTCTATACATGGCGAATTTAAAGGTACTGTAGATGTAGATGCTGAAAATAAAGCACTTATTATAAATGGCACAACAGTACATATTATAAATGCAAAACAACCCGAAGATATTGATTATACTATATATGGCATATTTAATGCCTTGATAATAGATAATACAGGCGCCTTTAGAGATAAAGAAGCTTTATCTAGACATTTAAAAGCTAAAGGGGCTTCAAGAGTTTTATTAACTGCCCCAGGTAAAGGGATACCAAACATAGTACACGGTGTAAACCATAAAGAGTTTGATTCTAAAGAACATAAGATTTTTTCTGCAGCGTCATGTACAACTAATGCCATTACCCCTATTTTAAAAGTAATTGAAGACTCATTAGGTGTTGTTAAAGGACACATAGAAACTATACATGCTTTTACTAATGACCAAAACCTAGTAGATAATATGCACAGCAAATACCGCCGAGGTAGAGCCGCTACTTTAAATATGGTTATTACAGAAACAGGAGCAGGAAAAGCAGTTACAAAAGCGCTACCTAATTTAGAAGGTAAATTAACTTCCAATGCAATTAGAGTACCGGTACCTAATGGATCTTTAGCTATTTTAAATCTAGATGTGAATTTAAAAACATCAAAAGAGAGTATAAATACAATTATGAAAAAATATGCATTACAAGGTGACTTAGTAGAGCAAATAAAATATTCTTTAAATAATGAGCTAGTATCTTCAGATATTGTGGGAACATCTGCTCCATCTATATATGATAGCAAAGCTACATTAGTTTCAGAAGACGGAAAAAGTATAGTTTTATATATTTGGTATGATAATGAATATGGTTATTCTCACCAAGTAATTAGGCTTGCAAAGTATATTTCTAAGGTAAGAAGGTTTACTTATTATTAA
- a CDS encoding DUF6095 family protein yields the protein MHSNKDTLLKGIKRLGYTTLLMFSAPFALYQAFKNENHPLFIPVLILGIVLAIAAIVMAFYAIKTIMDGLFDTK from the coding sequence ATGCATTCGAATAAAGACACGTTATTAAAAGGAATAAAACGTTTGGGCTATACTACATTATTAATGTTTTCTGCCCCATTCGCATTATATCAAGCATTTAAAAATGAAAATCACCCATTATTTATACCTGTTTTAATTCTAGGTATAGTTCTAGCTATAGCTGCCATAGTAATGGCATTTTATGCTATAAAAACAATAATGGACGGCTTATTCGATACTAAATAA
- a CDS encoding TonB-dependent receptor, producing the protein MTAIKHFIVFCCFTLPFISVSQNKHTINGTISDNNSNETLIGVTIAIPELKTGATTNEYGFYSLTLPEGTYSIVISYLGYKEVKKSVDLKNDIKIDFQLEEEAEQLSEIIVTENVEKTNIRTPQMSVNSLSTSTIKKIPVVLGEADVLKAIVLLPGVSNAGEGSSGFNVRGGSADQNLILLDEATIFNSSHLFGFFSVFNPDAIKDIKLFKGGIPSRYGGRVSSVLEIFQKEGNSKKFEANGGIGLVASRLLLEGPIVKDKAAFLIGGRSSYAHLFLPLFDIENKAYFYDLNTKLNFKLNDKNSFFLSGYFGRDVFSLKDSFVNTYGNSVGNLRWNHLFSDKLFSNLSLIYSDYYYGLKLDFVGFNWNSGIQNFNLKYDLKHYLNSNLQINYGINNIYYQFNPGKISPSRDDSGIIEDQLAKKYANEFAAYIDIEHDITKNLSLEYGLRFSTFNRLGQDDLFEYLNDSPVIFNPLLQIYQEALPIGIKDVSRRKSLTTYTNFEPRFAASYAINDNTSLKASYTRLTQYLHLLSNTSSPTPLDVWTPSGPYIKPQKLDQYAFGYFKSINDDVFSLESEVFYKNVKNRIDYIDGANLIANNAIERIILNGKARAYGLEFLFRKNQGKFQGWFSYTLSKSEQRTEGRDLPIYEGTAVVETGINNGEWYNTPYDKTHDFSIFGSYELNQKWNINANFAFQTGQPTNYPIGQFEFQGLNVPYYGLRNTERLPNYHRLDISATLTPKKNSSRRLKSEWVFSIYNVYNQKNAASITFRQNNETNMNEANRISIFGIVPSVTYNFKF; encoded by the coding sequence ATGACTGCTATAAAACATTTCATAGTATTTTGTTGCTTTACGTTACCATTCATTTCCGTTTCTCAAAATAAACATACCATAAATGGAACAATTAGTGACAATAACAGCAATGAAACTCTAATAGGCGTAACCATAGCCATACCTGAATTAAAAACAGGAGCGACAACTAATGAATATGGTTTTTACTCTCTTACTCTTCCAGAAGGAACATACTCTATAGTAATTAGCTATTTAGGCTATAAGGAAGTAAAAAAATCTGTTGATTTAAAAAATGATATCAAAATAGATTTTCAACTTGAAGAAGAAGCTGAACAACTTTCTGAAATTATAGTAACTGAAAATGTTGAAAAAACGAATATTCGAACACCTCAAATGAGTGTCAATAGTTTATCAACTAGTACTATTAAAAAAATACCTGTTGTTTTAGGCGAAGCTGATGTCTTAAAAGCCATTGTATTATTACCTGGAGTAAGTAATGCTGGTGAAGGCTCATCTGGCTTTAACGTAAGAGGAGGTTCAGCTGATCAAAATTTAATATTATTAGATGAAGCCACTATATTTAACTCATCACATTTATTTGGTTTTTTCTCTGTATTTAACCCCGATGCTATTAAAGATATAAAATTATTTAAAGGAGGAATACCTTCTAGATATGGAGGAAGAGTCTCTTCTGTTTTAGAAATATTTCAAAAAGAAGGAAATAGTAAAAAATTTGAAGCAAATGGCGGTATTGGTCTTGTAGCAAGCCGGTTATTATTAGAAGGTCCTATAGTTAAAGATAAAGCTGCATTCTTGATAGGGGGAAGATCTTCATATGCTCATCTATTTTTACCTCTTTTCGATATAGAAAACAAAGCATATTTCTATGATTTAAACACAAAATTAAATTTTAAATTAAACGATAAAAACAGTTTTTTCCTTTCTGGCTACTTTGGTCGTGATGTATTTAGTTTGAAAGATAGTTTCGTAAATACTTATGGTAATTCAGTAGGTAATTTAAGATGGAATCATTTATTCTCAGATAAATTATTTTCAAATTTATCCCTTATCTATTCTGATTATTATTATGGACTTAAATTAGATTTTGTTGGCTTTAATTGGAATTCTGGTATTCAAAATTTTAATTTAAAATATGACTTGAAACATTATCTTAATAGTAATCTACAAATTAACTACGGCATAAATAATATATATTATCAATTTAATCCTGGCAAAATTTCTCCAAGTAGAGATGATTCTGGCATTATTGAAGATCAATTAGCTAAAAAATATGCTAATGAATTTGCTGCTTATATTGATATTGAGCATGATATTACTAAAAACTTAAGTCTTGAATATGGTTTAAGATTTAGTACTTTTAATAGACTAGGCCAAGATGATCTTTTTGAATATTTAAATGATAGTCCTGTTATTTTTAATCCTCTATTACAAATTTATCAAGAAGCTCTCCCAATTGGAATAAAAGATGTTTCACGAAGAAAAAGTTTAACTACTTACACAAATTTTGAACCTCGATTTGCAGCCTCGTATGCGATTAATGATAATACATCTTTAAAGGCTAGTTACACTAGGCTAACTCAATATTTGCATTTATTATCTAACACAAGCTCCCCTACTCCACTTGACGTTTGGACGCCTTCAGGGCCATATATAAAACCACAAAAGCTTGATCAATATGCATTTGGATATTTTAAAAGTATAAATGATGATGTATTTTCATTAGAAAGTGAAGTCTTTTATAAAAATGTAAAAAACAGAATTGATTACATTGATGGTGCTAATTTGATTGCAAATAATGCAATCGAAAGAATTATTTTAAACGGTAAAGCTAGAGCTTATGGATTAGAGTTCTTATTTAGAAAAAATCAAGGCAAATTTCAAGGTTGGTTTTCTTATACTCTTTCTAAATCAGAGCAACGAACTGAAGGACGAGATCTGCCTATTTATGAAGGTACTGCTGTAGTTGAAACTGGTATCAATAATGGAGAATGGTACAATACACCTTATGATAAAACTCATGATTTTTCAATATTTGGGAGTTATGAATTAAATCAAAAATGGAATATTAATGCAAATTTTGCTTTTCAAACTGGACAGCCTACCAATTATCCTATTGGCCAATTTGAATTTCAAGGCTTAAATGTTCCTTACTACGGATTGAGAAATACAGAACGTTTACCAAATTACCATCGCTTAGATATTTCAGCAACACTTACTCCTAAAAAGAATAGCTCAAGAAGATTAAAAAGTGAATGGGTTTTTAGTATTTATAATGTTTATAATCAAAAAAATGCTGCATCAATTACTTTTAGACAAAATAACGAAACAAATATGAACGAAGCCAACCGTATTTCAATTTTTGGTATTGTTCCTTCAGTCACTTATAATTTTAAATTTTAA
- the trmD gene encoding tRNA (guanosine(37)-N1)-methyltransferase TrmD: MRIDIITVLPELLKSPFEASILKRAIEKGIVEVHMHNLRDYTNLSYNQIDDYQFGGGAGMVMMIEPIDKCISALKEEREYDEVIYMTPDGETLNQKIANGMSLLNNVIILCGHYKGVDQRVRDMFVTREISIGDYVLSGGELGAAVLCDTIIRLIPGVLNNETSALTDSFQDDLLAPPVYTRPAEYKGMKVPEILLSGNFPKIEKWREDQAYDRTKKLRPDLLKD, from the coding sequence ATGCGTATTGATATTATAACAGTACTCCCTGAACTTCTTAAAAGTCCGTTTGAAGCTAGCATTCTTAAAAGAGCTATCGAAAAAGGTATTGTAGAAGTGCACATGCATAATTTACGTGATTACACTAATTTAAGCTACAATCAAATTGATGATTACCAGTTTGGTGGTGGTGCCGGTATGGTAATGATGATAGAACCTATTGATAAATGTATTTCTGCATTGAAAGAAGAACGTGAGTATGATGAAGTTATTTACATGACTCCAGACGGCGAAACTCTAAATCAGAAAATAGCAAATGGGATGTCACTATTAAACAATGTCATTATTTTATGTGGTCACTATAAAGGTGTAGACCAAAGGGTGAGAGATATGTTTGTTACCAGAGAAATTTCAATTGGTGATTATGTACTTTCTGGCGGAGAACTAGGTGCAGCTGTTTTATGCGATACTATTATTAGATTAATACCTGGTGTTTTAAATAATGAAACATCAGCACTTACTGATAGTTTTCAAGATGATTTATTAGCTCCTCCTGTTTATACAAGACCCGCTGAATATAAAGGAATGAAAGTTCCTGAAATTCTATTGAGTGGCAACTTTCCTAAAATTGAGAAATGGCGAGAAGACCAAGCATATGATCGTACAAAAAAATTACGCCCAGACTTATTAAAAGATTAA
- a CDS encoding DUF4249 family protein, with translation MKNIYTLLLLTLAFISCEDVIDVDVPSEEPRLTIDALIKIAPEDEIVYIEVKAKLSSSFFDEIQPAKLDQIIIQNIDKESNNTILLRESEDEQGVYFININREFLTEGRIVLGILYNEETYVAITEFVNAPVIDNLNQGDDSLFGNDETEIKISFTDLPDDDNYYLFDLNFDEYLLTEDIFYKNEQFSFSYFYDQKFQDNTSFEISLLGIDFPFYNYMNQILAQSGETQGPFQTPAGTVRGNIINVTDVEIDNFESIDDLENIVPNENYALGYFAICEEQSKTVIIQN, from the coding sequence ATGAAAAACATATATACACTATTATTATTGACATTAGCTTTTATAAGCTGCGAAGATGTTATTGATGTTGATGTTCCTTCTGAAGAACCAAGGTTAACAATAGATGCTTTAATTAAAATTGCACCTGAAGATGAAATTGTTTACATCGAAGTTAAAGCAAAACTAAGTAGTTCCTTTTTTGATGAAATACAACCTGCTAAATTAGATCAGATTATTATCCAAAATATTGATAAAGAATCTAATAATACCATTTTATTAAGAGAATCAGAAGATGAACAAGGAGTATATTTTATAAATATAAATCGTGAATTTTTAACTGAGGGTAGAATAGTTTTAGGAATATTATATAATGAAGAAACATATGTTGCTATAACAGAATTTGTAAACGCTCCTGTTATAGACAATTTAAATCAAGGAGATGATAGTCTTTTTGGAAATGATGAAACTGAAATAAAGATTTCTTTTACTGACTTACCAGATGATGATAATTATTATTTGTTTGACTTAAATTTTGATGAATATCTTTTAACAGAAGATATTTTTTATAAAAACGAACAATTTTCTTTCTCTTATTTTTATGATCAAAAATTTCAAGATAATACCAGTTTTGAAATTAGTTTATTAGGTATTGATTTTCCATTTTACAATTATATGAATCAAATACTTGCACAAAGTGGAGAAACTCAAGGACCTTTTCAGACTCCTGCAGGTACCGTAAGGGGTAATATTATAAATGTTACAGATGTTGAAATTGATAATTTTGAAAGTATTGATGATTTAGAAAATATTGTACCAAATGAAAACTATGCTTTAGGCTATTTTGCAATCTGTGAAGAACAGAGTAAAACAGTTATAATCCAAAATTAA